One segment of Asaia bogorensis NBRC 16594 DNA contains the following:
- a CDS encoding LIM domain-containing protein: protein MSGALASARSLGLRGKSASSGEQAQANAIFNRLCRTRIARVALAGLIGRQPGTVVKWHQVPSNHVRPFLRAYESGRLERAIRAMSPVVTSAECRQARDIVRRIRARRGGKRVLGEALKVAPDSVKFWNEIPLRHVRAVLACLGADRGLAESDVPPVKPSASTAQVSGVWHRKCLYCGADFSVNSPFIRRCETHRGQG, encoded by the coding sequence ATGAGCGGCGCTCTTGCCTCCGCCCGTAGCCTCGGCTTGCGCGGCAAATCGGCCAGTTCGGGCGAGCAGGCTCAGGCCAACGCCATTTTCAACAGACTGTGCCGAACCCGTATTGCACGGGTCGCCCTCGCCGGGCTGATCGGTCGCCAGCCTGGCACGGTGGTCAAATGGCATCAAGTGCCGTCGAACCATGTGCGTCCTTTCCTGCGAGCCTATGAAAGCGGCAGGCTGGAGCGGGCAATCAGGGCGATGTCACCTGTCGTGACATCCGCCGAATGCCGCCAGGCACGCGATATCGTGCGCAGGATACGCGCCCGGCGTGGCGGCAAGAGAGTTCTGGGTGAGGCGCTCAAGGTCGCGCCTGACAGCGTGAAGTTCTGGAATGAAATCCCGTTGCGTCATGTGCGTGCCGTACTCGCTTGTTTAGGGGCCGATCGTGGCTTGGCTGAAAGCGATGTGCCGCCGGTCAAACCCTCGGCCAGCACGGCACAGGTGTCGGGCGTGTGGCATCGCAAGTGCCTCTATTGCGGCGCAGACTTTTCGGTGAACTCGCCATTCATCCGCCGGTGCGAAACGCATAGGGGGCAAGGCTGA